In Clostridium swellfunianum, a genomic segment contains:
- a CDS encoding D-alanyl-D-alanine carboxypeptidase family protein, which translates to MKKMKKLFCFVLSSVLIFQVFVSKVQAEPAKDIQVEAKSALLMEPISGKVIYEKNSHEKFAPASVTKIMTMLLTMEAVDSGKIKLQDKVTVSENAKKMGGSTMLLDTGEIRTVEELLKGIAIASGNDAAVAMAEYLGGSEESFVNMMNERAKALGMNDTTFKNCTGLSAPGHVTSAYDISIMSRELLKHPTILKYSGTYMETISEGRKSPIELVNHNKLVRFFKGCDGLKTGFTDEAKYCISATAVRDDVRMLSVIMGAPTYKVRNRDASMLLNYGFSKYEAKKVITKDEDLEKIWVNKQGDKYFMARAKYDMNIVTEKGTENKLEKKFVLNIDKSKKEYKKGETVGYCELYVNGEFIEKVAIYCDRDFKQGGVFENLKNNLKRMFEHAI; encoded by the coding sequence ATGAAAAAAATGAAAAAGCTATTTTGTTTCGTACTATCTTCAGTTTTAATTTTTCAAGTATTTGTTTCAAAGGTTCAAGCAGAGCCTGCAAAAGATATACAAGTTGAGGCGAAATCAGCACTGCTTATGGAGCCTATATCAGGGAAGGTTATTTATGAAAAAAATTCTCATGAAAAATTTGCACCAGCCTCTGTAACGAAGATAATGACAATGCTTTTGACAATGGAAGCAGTGGACAGCGGAAAAATAAAGTTACAGGATAAGGTTACTGTAAGCGAAAATGCTAAGAAAATGGGTGGAAGCACAATGCTTCTTGATACTGGTGAAATAAGAACTGTAGAGGAACTTTTAAAGGGTATAGCAATTGCTTCAGGTAATGATGCTGCAGTAGCTATGGCTGAATATCTTGGCGGCAGCGAAGAGTCTTTTGTTAATATGATGAATGAAAGAGCAAAGGCTTTGGGAATGAATGATACAACTTTTAAAAACTGCACAGGCTTAAGTGCGCCAGGTCACGTGACAAGCGCTTACGATATATCAATAATGTCCAGGGAGCTGTTAAAGCATCCTACTATATTAAAATATTCAGGAACATATATGGAAACAATCTCTGAAGGCAGAAAATCTCCAATAGAATTGGTAAACCATAACAAGCTTGTTCGTTTCTTTAAAGGCTGCGATGGATTAAAGACTGGCTTTACTGATGAGGCAAAATACTGTATATCTGCTACTGCTGTTAGAGATGATGTAAGAATGCTTTCAGTTATAATGGGAGCGCCAACATATAAAGTTAGAAACAGAGATGCCAGCATGCTTTTAAACTATGGTTTTTCCAAGTATGAAGCTAAAAAGGTTATAACAAAGGATGAAGATTTGGAAAAGATATGGGTTAACAAGCAGGGCGACAAGTACTTCATGGCTAGAGCCAAGTATGACATGAACATAGTTACTGAAAAGGGTACAGAAAACAAGCTTGAAAAGAAGTTTGTACTTAATATAGATAAAAGTAAGAAGGAATACAAGAAGGGTGAAACAGTGGGCTACTGTGAACTTTATGTAAATGGCGAGTTCATTGAAAAGGTTGCGATCTACTGTGATAGAGACTTTAAACAGGGCGGGGTTTTTGAAAATCTTAAGAATAATCTTAAGAGAATGTTTGAGCACGCAATATAA
- a CDS encoding pyrimidine-nucleoside phosphorylase produces MRMYDLILKKRNGHELAKEEINYFVSNYTKGSIPDYQVSALLMAIFFQKMNSRETADLTMAMVNSGAILDLSAIEGIKVDKHSTGGVGDTTTLVLGPMVAALGIPVAKMSGRGLGHTGGTIDKLESFEGFSVEMTNEKFIENVNTIKLAVGGQTGELAPADKKFYALRDVTATVDNVSLIASSIMSKKIAAGADCIVLDVKVGDGAFMKTSEAAFELAKEMVSIGKNVGRETIAVISDMDQPLGFAVGNALEVREAIDTLKGHGPKDLFELCISIGSQMVVLAKKADNEEEARKLLIETIESGSALNKLKEFIAAQGGDASLIDDTDKFPKANYILPVVSHMDGYVAKIHAENIGLIAMELGAGRATKESVIDLSVGIVLNKKRGDKVSAGDVIAYVHANDTDKAEDARQNILNNYELVKDYNDNIPLIYGIVKGE; encoded by the coding sequence ATGAGAATGTATGATTTAATACTAAAGAAAAGAAATGGACATGAGCTTGCAAAGGAAGAGATAAATTATTTTGTAAGCAATTATACTAAAGGGAGTATTCCAGACTATCAGGTATCAGCTTTACTTATGGCTATATTTTTTCAAAAGATGAACAGCAGGGAAACTGCTGATTTGACAATGGCTATGGTTAATTCTGGCGCTATACTGGACCTTTCGGCTATAGAGGGGATAAAGGTTGACAAGCACAGCACAGGTGGTGTAGGAGATACTACGACCTTAGTTTTAGGACCTATGGTTGCAGCTTTAGGCATTCCTGTTGCCAAGATGTCTGGAAGAGGCCTTGGTCATACTGGTGGTACTATAGATAAGCTTGAAAGCTTTGAAGGCTTTTCAGTAGAGATGACAAATGAAAAGTTTATTGAGAATGTAAATACAATAAAACTAGCTGTGGGAGGCCAAACCGGGGAACTTGCACCTGCTGATAAAAAGTTTTACGCCTTAAGAGACGTTACTGCTACAGTAGATAATGTATCCTTGATTGCTTCGAGTATTATGAGCAAGAAAATTGCTGCAGGAGCAGACTGCATTGTGCTTGATGTTAAGGTTGGTGATGGAGCTTTTATGAAAACCTCTGAGGCGGCTTTTGAGCTTGCAAAGGAAATGGTAAGCATAGGGAAAAATGTTGGAAGAGAAACTATAGCTGTAATATCAGACATGGATCAGCCTCTTGGATTTGCAGTTGGAAACGCCTTAGAAGTTAGGGAAGCTATCGATACTTTAAAGGGACATGGGCCAAAGGACCTTTTTGAGTTATGTATTTCTATTGGAAGTCAGATGGTTGTGCTTGCTAAAAAAGCCGACAATGAAGAAGAAGCTAGAAAGCTTCTGATTGAAACAATAGAATCTGGAAGTGCTCTTAACAAGCTTAAAGAATTTATAGCTGCGCAAGGGGGAGATGCTTCATTAATAGATGACACTGATAAATTCCCTAAGGCAAATTATATCCTTCCTGTTGTAAGCCATATGGACGGGTACGTTGCTAAAATTCATGCAGAAAACATTGGACTTATAGCTATGGAGCTTGGTGCTGGAAGGGCAACCAAAGAAAGTGTAATTGACCTATCTGTTGGAATTGTTTTAAATAAAAAGCGCGGAGACAAGGTAAGTGCTGGTGATGTAATAGCATATGTTCATGCAAATGATACTGATAAGGCTGAAGACGCAAGACAAAATATATTAAATAATTACGAGCTAGTAAAGGATTATAATGATAATATACCTCTAATTTATGGAATAGTAAAAGGCGAATAA
- a CDS encoding phosphopentomutase, producing MNRRVLLVVLDSLGIGEMPDAKNYGDEGSNTLGNISKAVGGLRLPNMERLGLGNIDRIKGIVKTENPQGAFGKCSELSIGKDTVTGHWEIAGVVLEKPLNTYPHGFPEKLIKEFENKIGRKIIGNKVASGTEIIKELGDEHVNTGCPIVYTSADSVFQIAAHEEVIPLEELYKMCKIAREMFVGDIAVGRIIARPFVGESGSYTRSSNRRDFALDPFSKTMLEYIKEIGNNVMAVGKIEDIFNGKGITDAVHIKNNMDGIDKTLDYMKEGKSGLIFTNLVDFDMHYGHRNDYKGYAQALIDFDNRLPEILSLMKEEDILILTADHGCDPTTPSTDHSREYIPVLVYGNNIKAGADIGVRKSFTDIGKTILELLKVENELHGQSFAREVLK from the coding sequence ATGAATAGACGAGTTTTACTGGTTGTACTTGACAGCCTAGGAATTGGAGAAATGCCAGATGCAAAAAATTATGGTGATGAAGGCAGCAACACCTTAGGAAATATATCTAAAGCTGTTGGTGGGTTAAGGTTGCCTAATATGGAAAGGCTTGGATTAGGAAATATAGATAGGATTAAGGGCATAGTAAAAACCGAAAATCCACAAGGCGCTTTTGGGAAATGCAGCGAGCTTTCAATTGGAAAAGATACGGTTACAGGTCACTGGGAAATAGCAGGTGTAGTTCTTGAAAAACCTTTGAACACATATCCACATGGTTTTCCGGAAAAGCTTATAAAGGAATTTGAAAATAAGATAGGAAGAAAAATAATAGGCAATAAAGTTGCTTCAGGCACAGAAATAATAAAGGAGCTTGGGGATGAACATGTTAACACAGGATGCCCAATAGTCTATACTTCAGCAGACAGCGTTTTTCAAATTGCTGCACATGAAGAGGTAATTCCTCTAGAAGAGCTTTACAAAATGTGCAAAATAGCAAGGGAAATGTTTGTAGGAGATATAGCTGTAGGAAGAATTATTGCAAGACCTTTTGTGGGTGAAAGCGGAAGCTACACTAGAAGCTCAAATAGAAGGGATTTTGCATTAGACCCATTTAGCAAAACTATGCTTGAGTATATAAAAGAAATTGGAAACAATGTAATGGCTGTTGGCAAGATTGAAGACATATTTAACGGAAAGGGCATTACAGATGCAGTTCATATAAAGAATAACATGGACGGCATAGATAAGACCTTGGATTATATGAAGGAAGGAAAATCCGGACTCATATTTACTAATCTTGTTGACTTTGATATGCATTACGGCCATAGAAATGACTATAAAGGCTACGCTCAAGCTCTCATTGATTTTGACAATAGACTGCCGGAAATACTAAGTTTAATGAAGGAAGAGGATATACTTATACTTACTGCGGACCACGGCTGCGATCCAACGACTCCTAGTACAGATCACTCTAGAGAGTATATACCAGTTCTTGTTTATGGAAACAATATTAAAGCTGGGGCTGACATAGGTGTAAGAAAGAGCTTCACTGATATTGGGAAGACAATTTTAGAATTATTAAAGGTTGAAAATGAGCTGCATGGACAGAGCTTTGCAAGGGAAGTACTAAAGTAA
- the spoIIM gene encoding stage II sporulation protein M: MSNRKTVIDLSEHFQRNFWLYIISLFCIFTGIVLGIYTVKYMGANEKGELISYFTSFTKNIMQSDLKYKNVFYDVLKNNIPLIFAMWFLGLTMVGIPVILVIDVIKGFTIGFSISFVINGLGTKGLGMVLLGILPQNLIYIPCVLVSSVIAMEFSLDILRDKMNNKRLNSIWIKITSYSIIFIFITVIMGLGFIFETYITPNLVKLILK, encoded by the coding sequence ATGTCCAACAGAAAAACGGTAATAGATTTAAGCGAACATTTTCAGCGCAATTTTTGGCTTTATATAATAAGCCTATTTTGCATTTTTACAGGAATAGTCCTTGGTATTTATACTGTAAAGTATATGGGGGCTAATGAAAAAGGCGAATTGATAAGCTATTTTACAAGCTTTACTAAAAATATTATGCAGAGCGATTTAAAATATAAAAATGTTTTCTATGATGTTTTAAAAAATAATATTCCTTTAATCTTTGCAATGTGGTTTTTAGGCTTAACTATGGTTGGAATTCCTGTAATACTTGTAATAGATGTTATAAAAGGCTTTACTATAGGCTTTAGCATAAGTTTTGTAATAAACGGTTTAGGAACTAAGGGTTTAGGAATGGTGCTGCTTGGAATCTTGCCGCAAAACCTTATTTATATTCCTTGTGTGTTGGTATCCTCAGTAATAGCTATGGAGTTTTCGCTGGATATACTTAGAGACAAAATGAATAATAAAAGGTTAAACAGCATTTGGATTAAGATTACTTCCTATAGCATTATTTTTATTTTTATCACTGTAATCATGGGTTTAGGTTTTATCTTTGAAACCTACATAACACCGAACTTAGTTAAATTAATTCTGAAATAG
- the spo0A gene encoding sporulation transcription factor Spo0A, whose protein sequence is MEDSKISVVIADDNKEFCNILNDYLLNQRDIVVTGIAKDGVEALKLIQEKKPDLVVLDIIMPHLDGLGVLERLNGMSISPMPRIIVLSAVGQDKITQRAITLGADYYVVKPFDMDVFTKRIRQMFNNTISGDETKRTVSVTETPEIRLNRNEPLDLETEITSIIHEIGVPAHIKGYMYLREAISMVVNDIELLSAVTKELYPSIAKKFNTTASRVERAIRHAIEVAWSRGQVDTINKLFGYTIHNDKGKPTNSEFIAMVADKLRLKNKVS, encoded by the coding sequence ATGGAAGATTCAAAAATTAGCGTAGTGATTGCAGATGATAACAAAGAATTTTGTAACATTCTAAATGACTACCTTCTAAATCAGAGAGATATTGTAGTAACAGGTATAGCTAAGGATGGAGTAGAAGCTTTAAAGCTTATTCAGGAAAAAAAGCCTGATTTAGTTGTATTAGATATTATAATGCCTCACCTAGATGGACTAGGAGTTCTTGAAAGATTAAACGGCATGAGTATAAGCCCAATGCCTAGAATTATAGTATTATCTGCAGTTGGACAAGATAAAATAACTCAAAGAGCAATAACCTTAGGCGCGGATTACTATGTTGTTAAGCCATTCGATATGGATGTGTTTACAAAGAGAATAAGACAAATGTTTAATAATACTATTTCTGGAGATGAAACAAAAAGAACAGTATCTGTTACAGAAACTCCTGAAATAAGATTAAATAGAAATGAACCTCTTGACTTAGAAACAGAAATTACAAGCATCATACACGAAATAGGAGTTCCTGCTCACATAAAGGGATATATGTATTTAAGAGAAGCCATTAGCATGGTAGTAAATGATATAGAACTTCTATCAGCTGTAACAAAAGAGTTGTATCCTTCAATAGCAAAGAAGTTTAATACTACAGCAAGCAGAGTAGAAAGAGCTATAAGACACGCTATAGAAGTAGCTTGGAGCAGAGGCCAAGTGGACACCATAAACAAGCTCTTTGGCTATACTATACACAATGATAAAGGCAAGCCAACAAACTCAGAATTTATTGCTATGGTAGCTGACAAGCTAAGACTTAAAAACAAGGTAAGCTAA
- the spoIVB gene encoding SpoIVB peptidase — MKKKTIRAVCWILTPMILLTLSIYYKLGTIPTTIFIREGQELQSSNFIKLTEDKEIKVNNILENKSNVRKAKVTLLGLVPLKSVLVKAVSPEITLYPGGQPVGVKLNTQGVLIVAMSDIETEKGKGTSPGAAAGLQVGDSIIKINNVPVTSSEQVSKIVADCDGDDLNLIISRKGSELSKTIKPLKNTNDGKFKIGLWIRDSTAGVGTLTFYDDKTKKFAALGHPITDADTGTILSISSGQIVSSSIVSVRKGARGNPGELKGIFVDEEISLGEIFKNTECGIFGSTTKKLSNDKFNKPMKIGLRHEIKEGPAKVITTIDGGEPKAYDIEIQKLLQQDTPGPKSMVIKVTDPVLLEKTGGIVQGMSGSPIIQNNKIVGAVTHVLINKPDVGYGIYIEWMLKDADILQNK, encoded by the coding sequence ATGAAGAAAAAAACAATAAGAGCAGTTTGCTGGATTTTAACTCCTATGATTTTATTAACTTTAAGCATATATTATAAATTAGGAACAATACCTACAACAATTTTTATAAGAGAAGGTCAAGAACTTCAAAGCAGTAATTTTATAAAGCTCACTGAAGATAAGGAAATTAAAGTAAATAATATTCTAGAGAATAAAAGCAATGTAAGAAAAGCTAAAGTAACCTTACTTGGTTTAGTTCCTCTGAAATCAGTGTTAGTTAAGGCTGTTTCTCCTGAAATAACCCTATACCCTGGTGGCCAGCCAGTAGGAGTAAAGCTTAATACACAAGGAGTCTTAATAGTAGCAATGTCAGACATCGAAACTGAAAAAGGCAAAGGGACTAGTCCAGGTGCTGCAGCAGGACTTCAAGTAGGCGATAGCATAATAAAAATTAACAACGTACCTGTAACAAGTTCAGAGCAAGTATCCAAAATTGTAGCAGATTGTGATGGAGATGATTTAAATCTTATTATTAGTAGAAAAGGAAGTGAATTAAGTAAAACAATAAAACCATTAAAAAATACTAATGATGGTAAATTTAAAATTGGATTATGGATAAGAGACTCTACAGCAGGAGTGGGAACCTTAACCTTCTATGATGATAAAACAAAAAAATTTGCAGCATTAGGTCATCCAATAACCGATGCAGACACAGGAACAATTTTAAGCATTAGTTCTGGACAGATAGTTTCTTCCTCCATAGTATCTGTAAGAAAAGGTGCTAGAGGAAATCCAGGAGAATTAAAAGGTATATTTGTAGATGAGGAAATATCCTTAGGTGAAATATTTAAGAATACCGAATGTGGAATATTTGGAAGCACTACTAAGAAATTAAGTAATGATAAATTTAATAAACCTATGAAAATTGGTCTTAGGCATGAAATAAAAGAAGGCCCCGCGAAAGTAATTACTACTATAGATGGTGGTGAACCGAAAGCATATGATATTGAAATACAAAAATTATTACAGCAGGATACTCCAGGTCCCAAAAGTATGGTGATTAAAGTTACTGATCCAGTTCTTTTAGAGAAAACAGGTGGAATTGTTCAAGGAATGAGCGGCAGCCCTATCATTCAAAACAACAAAATTGTAGGAGCCGTTACACACGTACTAATAAATAAACCAGATGTAGGTTATGGCATATATATTGAATGGATGCTAAAAGATGCTGATATTTTACAAAATAAGTAG
- a CDS encoding sigma 54-interacting transcriptional regulator, which translates to MLKNNKKRIEELLRNLTENNIANYEFKGITTEEISNILSIRRNLVSQYLNELVEENKARKIKTRPVLFTYISDNKNIILNNKSEDVFKNLVGYKGSLREAVEKCKAAVVYPSKEMSVLLTGDSGVGKSYIASLIHKYAEKEGKIKAGSPFIIFNCADYADNPELLSANFFGYAKGSFTGADKEHLGALELADGGYLFLDEIHRLSAEGQEKLFVFMDKGVFKRLGESKAERTANVRFIFATTEDPREALLQTFRRRIPLEIHIPKLDERPVDERITMIYKFFKDEALKISKDIHISKRIINYILSQKNGGNVGSLKNLVKLCCAMTYKEQQDEEAIKINKIHLSLHKENYSQNIKQYYFDDFMKVNRESEDISEINLLGDNRYNRLNELIETVEELFIEYQRHNITINELRKSLTIELNRSLELIVYEQEEGKCDDLINNIYIEIVDSTLKSIESDYGIRYYGNTSKILTKVLIYNRNNIIKTNDEEYFKRLTTIKNILRREINKPLLISDKIIDNLENNLDCELDIRVKVIIMLYVITMMGNESALINAIIVAHGYSTASSIASVANQLYGEFIFEAFDMPIDSSPIEVKNKIKNYISEINTSKGAIILVDMGSLVDINIELEKNIDGDLGIINNITTNIALDIAGRIINGQDVETMINGIEKNNPLVCKLIKTKAKKKAILTTCISGIGTAVKVRNLVRECIGNALIEVKEYDYASLTLKGKEDKVFSDYDVKLVISTTKLEIEGVNTILLHDLINGDCDDILFDTFHDVVMDKNINSIKQDIIKMFSMDNIISKMTILNPRKIINEVENIILNYERVLDERFTVDLKMTLYIHISIMIERIMLKQGLEFAEEEGKSYKNSNIKFIKISNDIFKAINNEYNIIVPEKEIFIIQSIIESRTGKFKL; encoded by the coding sequence ATGTTAAAAAACAATAAGAAAAGAATTGAGGAGTTACTTAGGAACCTCACAGAAAATAACATCGCCAATTATGAGTTTAAAGGAATTACCACTGAAGAAATATCTAATATATTATCTATTAGGAGAAACTTAGTTAGTCAGTATTTAAATGAACTTGTAGAAGAAAACAAGGCTAGGAAGATTAAAACAAGACCAGTTCTTTTTACTTATATTAGTGACAATAAAAATATAATTTTAAACAATAAAAGTGAGGATGTTTTTAAAAATTTAGTAGGATACAAGGGCAGTCTTAGGGAGGCAGTTGAAAAATGTAAAGCTGCAGTTGTTTATCCAAGCAAGGAGATGTCTGTGCTATTAACAGGGGACAGCGGAGTAGGTAAGAGTTATATTGCAAGCCTTATACACAAGTATGCCGAAAAAGAAGGCAAGATAAAAGCTGGCTCTCCCTTTATAATTTTTAACTGCGCAGACTACGCTGATAATCCAGAACTTTTATCTGCTAATTTTTTTGGCTATGCTAAAGGAAGCTTTACAGGAGCTGATAAGGAGCATTTAGGAGCATTAGAGCTAGCTGACGGTGGATATTTATTTTTAGATGAGATTCATCGGCTTTCAGCTGAAGGGCAAGAAAAATTATTTGTATTTATGGATAAGGGAGTATTTAAAAGACTTGGTGAAAGTAAGGCTGAAAGAACAGCAAATGTTAGGTTTATTTTTGCAACTACGGAAGACCCAAGAGAGGCTCTTCTACAAACCTTTAGGAGAAGAATTCCTTTAGAGATACATATTCCTAAACTAGATGAGAGACCAGTAGACGAAAGAATCACAATGATATATAAGTTTTTCAAAGATGAGGCTTTAAAAATAAGTAAGGACATACATATAAGCAAAAGAATAATAAATTATATATTATCACAAAAAAATGGCGGGAATGTGGGAAGTTTAAAAAATCTGGTGAAGTTATGTTGTGCAATGACTTATAAAGAGCAACAAGATGAAGAAGCAATAAAAATAAATAAAATACATTTGTCTTTACATAAAGAAAATTATAGTCAAAATATAAAACAGTATTACTTTGACGACTTTATGAAAGTTAATAGAGAAAGTGAAGATATAAGCGAAATAAATCTTTTAGGAGATAATAGATATAATAGGTTGAATGAGTTGATTGAAACAGTTGAAGAGTTATTTATTGAATATCAAAGACATAATATAACTATAAATGAACTGAGGAAAAGTCTAACTATAGAATTGAATAGAAGCCTTGAGCTTATTGTTTACGAGCAAGAGGAAGGTAAATGTGATGACTTAATTAATAACATTTATATAGAAATAGTAGATAGCACTTTAAAATCCATAGAGAGTGATTATGGAATAAGATACTATGGAAATACTAGCAAGATTTTAACAAAGGTTTTGATTTATAATAGAAATAATATAATTAAAACTAATGATGAAGAATATTTTAAAAGATTAACCACTATTAAAAATATATTAAGAAGAGAAATAAATAAGCCTTTATTAATATCTGACAAGATTATTGATAACTTGGAGAATAATCTAGATTGTGAGTTAGATATTAGAGTAAAAGTTATAATAATGCTTTATGTAATTACGATGATGGGTAATGAATCTGCTTTAATAAATGCTATAATAGTTGCTCACGGATATTCTACAGCTAGCAGTATAGCTAGTGTGGCTAATCAGTTATACGGCGAGTTTATCTTTGAAGCCTTTGACATGCCTATAGACAGCAGCCCAATAGAGGTGAAAAACAAGATAAAAAATTATATCAGCGAAATAAATACATCTAAAGGAGCTATAATATTGGTAGATATGGGGTCCTTGGTAGATATAAACATAGAGCTGGAAAAAAATATAGATGGTGATTTAGGTATAATAAATAATATAACAACCAATATAGCCCTTGACATAGCAGGAAGAATTATTAATGGACAAGATGTTGAAACTATGATTAATGGAATAGAAAAAAATAATCCCCTTGTATGTAAGCTCATAAAGACAAAGGCTAAGAAAAAAGCTATATTAACAACCTGCATATCAGGAATAGGCACTGCAGTAAAGGTTAGAAACCTTGTCAGAGAGTGTATAGGCAATGCTCTTATAGAGGTTAAGGAGTATGATTATGCTTCATTAACTCTTAAAGGGAAAGAGGATAAGGTCTTTTCAGATTATGATGTTAAACTTGTAATAAGCACTACCAAGTTAGAAATAGAAGGAGTAAATACTATACTTTTGCATGACTTAATAAATGGGGATTGCGATGACATATTATTTGATACATTCCATGATGTTGTCATGGATAAAAATATTAATAGCATAAAACAAGATATAATAAAAATGTTTTCTATGGACAATATTATATCTAAAATGACTATATTAAATCCAAGAAAGATAATTAATGAAGTTGAAAATATAATACTTAATTATGAAAGAGTTTTAGATGAGAGATTTACAGTAGATTTAAAAATGACCTTATATATTCATATAAGTATAATGATTGAAAGAATAATGCTAAAGCAAGGCTTGGAGTTTGCTGAAGAAGAAGGTAAAAGCTATAAAAATAGCAATATAAAATTTATAAAAATATCTAATGACATATTTAAAGCAATTAATAATGAATATAACATTATTGTTCCTGAAAAAGAAATCTTTATTATACAAAGTATAATAGAGTCTAGGACAGGTAAATTTAAATTATAA
- a CDS encoding PTS sugar transporter subunit IIA, with protein MYKIMVVTHGNMAATLKETLKMFTNDVDNVYTVGLGKEGVEDFKERLDKEVKICYEKDKGLLILADIFGGTPFNVCMLEVKNKYDGVEIITGVNLPMLIEATLSKDSNLIDIIKNLQQVSKDSIIQPENLISSDDED; from the coding sequence ATGTACAAAATAATGGTAGTAACTCATGGAAACATGGCAGCTACATTAAAAGAAACATTAAAGATGTTTACTAATGATGTAGATAATGTTTATACAGTTGGGTTAGGTAAAGAAGGAGTGGAAGATTTCAAAGAAAGATTAGATAAAGAAGTAAAAATATGCTATGAAAAAGATAAAGGATTATTGATTTTAGCAGATATTTTTGGGGGTACGCCTTTTAATGTATGTATGCTGGAAGTAAAGAATAAGTATGATGGGGTTGAAATTATTACAGGCGTAAATCTGCCAATGTTAATTGAAGCCACTTTATCAAAAGATAGCAATCTTATAGATATAATTAAAAACTTACAGCAAGTGTCAAAAGATTCTATAATACAGCCAGAGAATTTAATCTCTTCAGATGATGAAGATTAA
- a CDS encoding PTS mannose/fructose/sorbose/N-acetylgalactosamine transporter subunit IIC gives MQIQLWQIIILGLLGGIAQWDETNTKIGFRNPVVTGLIVGIIMGDLKTGLLVGGTLQLLTLGIGTYGGASIPDYATATIIAGALAISTGKGTDFAIGIGVPAALLLVQLDVLARMSNVFFQHRAEKYAGERKYEKLELMNILGLSTWLISRFIPIFICLYFGEGLVKQLLAVSPAWLMGGLKVAGGVLPALGVALLLKYLPIKAYAAYFIVGFVLVAYLNMPMTGVALLGFAAAFYNFKKLQNQSVNNNVVIAYGGGSDEDE, from the coding sequence ATGCAAATACAATTATGGCAAATCATTATTTTAGGCTTACTTGGCGGAATAGCACAGTGGGATGAGACAAATACAAAAATCGGGTTTAGAAATCCCGTAGTAACAGGACTAATCGTAGGAATCATAATGGGAGACTTAAAAACAGGATTATTGGTAGGTGGAACTTTACAATTACTGACTTTAGGAATAGGAACTTATGGAGGAGCATCAATACCAGATTATGCAACAGCCACAATAATAGCAGGAGCGCTGGCGATATCAACTGGTAAAGGAACAGATTTTGCAATTGGAATAGGTGTACCAGCGGCATTGCTTTTAGTTCAACTGGATGTACTGGCAAGAATGAGCAATGTATTTTTCCAGCATAGAGCAGAAAAGTATGCGGGAGAAAGAAAATACGAAAAGCTTGAATTAATGAACATATTAGGATTATCAACATGGTTAATATCAAGATTCATACCAATTTTCATATGCTTATACTTTGGAGAAGGATTGGTTAAGCAATTACTAGCTGTATCACCTGCGTGGCTTATGGGAGGTTTAAAGGTAGCTGGAGGAGTATTGCCAGCGCTAGGAGTAGCATTACTTCTTAAGTATTTGCCAATAAAAGCATATGCAGCATATTTCATAGTGGGATTTGTATTAGTAGCATATTTAAATATGCCTATGACAGGAGTAGCTTTACTGGGATTTGCGGCAGCATTTTATAATTTTAAAAAGCTTCAAAATCAATCAGTAAATAATAATGTAGTAATAGCATATGGGGGAGGCTCGGATGAAGATGAATAA